In Xylanibacter ruminicola 23, a single genomic region encodes these proteins:
- the nrdD gene encoding anaerobic ribonucleoside-triphosphate reductase — protein sequence MEIKNFTITKRDGSKDLFSLDKIMNAIVKAFESVQEPADLAIVSKILNHLDMHDNITVEDIQNQVEEALMREGYYKVAKSFILYRQLHSEDRETLEKMVFLSEYCESVNAATGSKYDANANVEHKNIATLIGELPKSNFIRLNRRLLTDRIKKMYGKQLADEYIDKLTHHFIYKNDETSLANYCASITMYPWLIGGTVAIGGNSTAPTNMKSFAGGFVNMVFMVSSMLSGACATPEFLMYMNYFLGKEYGLDYYKRSQDQADLSLKKRTIDKIITDYFEQIVYTLNQPTGARNYQAVFWNIAYYDRYYFESIFGEFYFPDGSKPDWEGLSWLQKRFMKWFNHERTKTLLTFPVETMALLVDENGNCKDKEWGEFTAEMYAEGHSFFTYMSDNADSLSSCCRLRNEITDNGFSYTLGAGGVSTGSKSVLTINLNRCIQYAVNHKLDYLEYLSGVIDLCHKVQLAYNENLKDLQQQGMLPLFDAGYINIARQYLTIGINGLVEAAEFMGLKITPNDEYLHFVQGILGLIEKYNKQYRSKEVMFNCEMIPAENVGVKHAKWDREDGYFVPRDCYNSYFYVVEDDSLTIIDKFKLHGAPYIEHLTGGSALHMNLDEHLSKEQYLHLLKVAAKEGCNYFTFNIPNTVCNDCGHIDKRYLKECPHCHSKNVDYMTRIIGYLKRVSNFSQARQEEASRRYYAGQKQLC from the coding sequence ATGGAAATTAAAAACTTTACCATCACCAAGCGAGACGGATCGAAGGATTTGTTCTCACTCGACAAAATTATGAATGCTATCGTAAAGGCTTTCGAGAGCGTTCAGGAACCTGCTGACCTAGCCATCGTATCTAAAATCTTGAATCACCTTGACATGCATGACAACATTACTGTGGAGGATATTCAGAACCAGGTGGAAGAAGCACTTATGCGTGAAGGCTATTATAAGGTTGCCAAATCGTTTATTCTCTATCGTCAGTTGCACTCTGAGGATCGTGAGACACTCGAGAAAATGGTGTTCCTTTCAGAATACTGCGAATCGGTGAATGCTGCTACAGGATCAAAGTACGATGCAAATGCCAATGTAGAGCATAAGAATATTGCTACACTGATTGGTGAGCTGCCAAAGTCGAACTTTATCCGTCTGAACCGTCGACTCCTCACTGATCGTATTAAGAAAATGTATGGTAAGCAGTTGGCCGATGAATATATCGACAAGCTGACACACCACTTTATATATAAGAACGACGAGACTTCGTTGGCCAACTATTGTGCTTCTATCACCATGTATCCTTGGTTGATTGGTGGTACTGTGGCTATTGGTGGTAACTCTACTGCTCCTACCAACATGAAGTCGTTTGCTGGTGGCTTTGTGAATATGGTGTTTATGGTAAGTTCAATGCTGAGTGGTGCCTGTGCTACACCTGAGTTCCTGATGTATATGAACTATTTCCTGGGTAAGGAGTACGGACTGGATTACTATAAGCGCTCACAAGACCAGGCAGACCTGAGTTTGAAGAAGCGTACCATTGATAAGATTATAACTGATTACTTTGAGCAGATTGTTTATACCTTGAACCAGCCAACAGGTGCTCGTAACTATCAGGCAGTATTCTGGAATATTGCCTACTACGATCGTTACTATTTCGAGAGTATCTTTGGTGAGTTCTACTTCCCCGATGGCTCTAAGCCCGATTGGGAGGGACTTTCATGGTTGCAGAAGCGCTTCATGAAGTGGTTTAACCATGAGCGTACCAAGACTTTGCTGACTTTCCCTGTTGAGACTATGGCTCTTTTGGTAGATGAGAATGGTAACTGCAAGGATAAGGAGTGGGGCGAGTTTACAGCCGAAATGTATGCTGAGGGACACTCGTTCTTTACCTATATGAGCGATAATGCCGACTCTTTGTCGAGTTGCTGCCGTTTGCGTAACGAGATTACTGATAATGGTTTCAGCTATACGCTTGGTGCAGGCGGTGTAAGTACTGGTTCTAAGAGTGTGCTCACTATCAACCTGAACCGTTGTATCCAGTATGCCGTCAACCACAAGTTGGATTATCTGGAGTATCTGAGTGGTGTGATCGATCTGTGCCATAAAGTACAGTTGGCTTACAACGAGAATTTGAAGGATCTGCAGCAGCAGGGTATGTTACCACTGTTCGATGCTGGTTATATCAATATTGCCCGTCAGTACCTCACAATCGGTATCAATGGTTTGGTTGAGGCTGCTGAATTCATGGGTCTGAAGATTACTCCAAACGACGAGTATCTGCATTTTGTTCAGGGTATTCTTGGACTGATTGAGAAGTACAACAAGCAGTACCGCTCTAAGGAGGTGATGTTCAACTGTGAGATGATTCCTGCAGAGAATGTAGGTGTAAAGCATGCTAAATGGGATCGTGAGGATGGTTACTTTGTGCCACGTGATTGCTATAACAGCTACTTCTATGTAGTAGAGGATGACTCGCTGACCATTATCGATAAGTTCAAGCTGCATGGTGCACCATATATTGAGCATCTTACTGGTGGTTCGGCTCTGCATATGAATCTCGACGAGCATCTGTCGAAAGAGCAGTATCTGCACCTGCTGAAGGTGGCTGCTAAGGAAGGATGTAACTACTTTACATTCAATATTCCTAATACTGTATGTAATGATTGTGGTCATATCGACAAGCGCTATCTGAAGGAGTGTCCGCATTGTCATTCTAAGAATGTTGACTACATGACCCGTATTATCGGCTACTTGAAGCGTGTTAGCAACTTCTCACAGGCTCGTCAGGAAGAGGCTTCACGTCGCTACTATGCAGGACAGAAACAATTATGCTAA
- the rbr gene encoding rubrerythrin produces MKDLKGTKTEKNLQEAFAGESMARNKYSYWASKAKKDGFVQIAAIFEETANNEKEHAKMWFKLLEGGAIKSTPENLEAAAAGENYEWTDMYARMAQEAREEGFNEIAAKFELVAKVEAEHEARYRKLLDNVKKERVFSKDNDVIWQCSNCGHIVIGKKAPQVCPVCDHPQAYFQVKAENY; encoded by the coding sequence ATGAAGGATCTTAAAGGAACAAAAACCGAGAAGAATCTGCAGGAAGCATTTGCAGGTGAGTCAATGGCACGCAACAAGTACAGTTACTGGGCATCAAAGGCCAAGAAGGACGGCTTTGTACAGATAGCCGCCATTTTCGAGGAGACAGCTAACAACGAGAAGGAGCACGCCAAGATGTGGTTCAAGCTTTTGGAAGGTGGTGCAATCAAGAGCACACCAGAGAATCTGGAAGCTGCTGCTGCTGGCGAGAACTATGAGTGGACCGACATGTATGCACGCATGGCCCAGGAAGCACGCGAGGAAGGATTCAACGAGATTGCCGCCAAATTCGAACTCGTAGCCAAAGTAGAGGCAGAGCACGAGGCACGCTACCGCAAACTGCTCGACAACGTTAAGAAGGAGCGTGTATTCTCTAAGGACAATGATGTTATCTGGCAGTGCAGCAACTGCGGCCACATTGTTATCGGCAAGAAGGCTCCACAGGTATGTCCTGTCTGCGATCATCCACAGGCTTACTTCCAGGTAAAAGCAGAGAACTATTAA
- a CDS encoding UDP-N-acetyl glucosamine 2-epimerase, whose translation MGKTVCIIAGARPNFVKVSPLVRAINKNPEATCLLVYAGSENDPTLEASLFDDLQMPRPQYYLGVDSTSLNEITSQVMARFDAFLDAHQIDVVIVVDDLASTMAAAIVTKKRGIRLAHLVAGTRSFNINMPKEINRLVIDALSDYLFTAGVKSTGIATREQSESSQTYMVGNILMDTLRYNYDRMKKPASIPSLEEKQYLVFTLNRKALIADIDNLEKMLKAMVASANGMRIVAPLRGEARKVVERMGLAIDIVDPLSYLEFGWLTAHALGIITDSGNVSEEATFNSVPCITLNNYTEHQETVNVGSNVLVGEDADKLSEAVKKMVSGDWKKCALPDRWDGRTAERIVQIILA comes from the coding sequence ATGGGAAAGACTGTATGTATCATAGCGGGTGCTCGCCCAAATTTCGTTAAGGTGTCACCTTTGGTAAGAGCCATCAATAAAAATCCTGAAGCAACATGTTTGTTGGTTTATGCAGGTAGTGAGAACGATCCAACGCTTGAGGCATCGCTGTTTGATGATTTGCAGATGCCACGTCCACAATATTACTTAGGTGTAGATTCAACGAGTCTGAACGAGATTACCAGTCAGGTCATGGCCCGTTTCGATGCTTTCCTCGATGCGCATCAGATTGATGTGGTGATCGTGGTGGATGATCTGGCCTCGACTATGGCTGCTGCCATAGTAACCAAGAAACGTGGTATCCGCTTGGCGCATCTGGTAGCTGGTACACGCTCGTTTAATATCAATATGCCTAAGGAAATCAACCGTTTGGTGATAGATGCCTTGTCTGACTATCTGTTCACGGCTGGTGTGAAGAGTACGGGCATAGCTACTCGTGAGCAGTCGGAGAGTTCGCAGACCTATATGGTGGGTAATATCCTGATGGATACTTTGCGATATAACTACGACCGTATGAAGAAGCCAGCTTCGATCCCATCACTTGAAGAGAAACAGTATCTGGTATTTACACTGAACCGTAAAGCGCTGATTGCTGATATTGATAATTTGGAGAAAATGCTGAAGGCTATGGTGGCTTCGGCTAATGGCATGCGAATTGTTGCACCTTTGCGTGGCGAAGCCCGTAAGGTGGTTGAGCGCATGGGCTTGGCTATTGATATTGTTGATCCTTTGAGCTACTTGGAGTTTGGTTGGTTAACTGCTCATGCACTTGGTATTATTACCGATTCGGGCAATGTGTCGGAAGAGGCTACCTTTAATAGTGTACCTTGTATCACTCTGAATAATTATACCGAGCATCAGGAAACGGTGAATGTAGGTTCGAATGTGTTGGTTGGTGAGGATGCAGACAAACTAAGTGAAGCTGTTAAGAAAATGGTGAGCGGCGATTGGAAGAAATGCGCCCTGCCTGACCGTTGGGATGGTCGAACAGCAGAGCGCATTGTTCAGATTATACTTGCCTAA
- a CDS encoding riboflavin synthase, which translates to MFSGIIEEFATVTAIHKDRENIDFTLKCSFVDELKIDQSVAHNGVCLTVVAIENGTYTVTAMKETLDRTNLGLLKVGDKVNVERSMLMNGRLDGHIVQGHVDETARCIAVEDADGSTYFTFEYPENREMALKGYFTVDKGSVTVNGVSLTVCNPTANTFQVAIIPYTFEHTNFCDIRVGSVVNIEFDILGKYIARLQQI; encoded by the coding sequence ATGTTTTCTGGAATCATCGAAGAATTTGCTACCGTAACAGCTATCCACAAGGATCGCGAAAATATCGATTTTACATTAAAGTGTTCGTTTGTCGACGAGTTAAAGATCGACCAGAGTGTTGCACATAATGGCGTTTGCTTGACTGTTGTTGCCATTGAGAATGGCACCTACACGGTTACTGCCATGAAGGAAACACTCGACCGCACCAATCTGGGCTTGCTCAAAGTTGGTGATAAAGTAAACGTTGAGCGCTCTATGCTGATGAACGGCCGATTAGATGGTCATATCGTTCAGGGTCATGTAGATGAGACTGCACGCTGCATTGCTGTTGAGGATGCTGACGGTTCAACCTATTTCACATTCGAATATCCTGAGAACCGCGAGATGGCATTGAAAGGCTATTTCACTGTCGACAAAGGTAGTGTTACCGTTAATGGTGTAAGTCTCACGGTTTGCAATCCAACAGCTAACACCTTCCAAGTAGCCATCATCCCCTACACTTTCGAGCACACTAACTTCTGCGACATCCGTGTAGGTTCGGTAGTCAACATCGAGTTTGACATTCTTGGCAAATATATCGCCAGACTGCAGCAGATTTAA
- a CDS encoding HAD family hydrolase, which yields MYNTYIFDLDGTLLDTITDLAASCNYALRTHGMPEHSVDDVRRFVGNGVRKLMERAIPHGAENPDFEATFATFREHYMHHSLDTTQPYPGIPEVLAELKARGCRLAVVSNKMMAATVELCRHFFPDTIEVAIGEHEAEGIRKKPAPDTVFAALRELGVEKDRAVYVGDSDVDVQTAANSGLPCISVLWGFRDRDFLIQHGAKTFISAPSELLL from the coding sequence ATGTATAACACTTATATATTTGATCTTGACGGAACTTTACTTGATACAATAACAGATTTAGCGGCTTCGTGTAACTATGCCCTCCGCACGCATGGCATGCCAGAACATTCGGTTGATGATGTTCGTAGGTTCGTTGGTAATGGGGTACGGAAATTGATGGAGCGGGCTATTCCTCATGGAGCAGAAAACCCTGATTTTGAGGCAACGTTTGCAACCTTCCGCGAACATTATATGCATCATTCGCTTGATACAACACAACCATATCCCGGTATTCCTGAGGTATTGGCCGAATTGAAAGCTCGTGGTTGCCGACTGGCTGTTGTCAGCAATAAGATGATGGCTGCTACCGTGGAGTTGTGTCGTCATTTCTTCCCGGATACCATCGAAGTGGCTATAGGTGAGCATGAAGCAGAGGGAATCCGTAAGAAGCCTGCTCCAGATACGGTATTTGCTGCTTTGCGAGAGCTTGGTGTTGAAAAAGACAGGGCTGTTTATGTTGGTGATAGTGATGTGGATGTTCAAACAGCAGCGAACTCTGGGCTACCATGTATATCCGTGTTGTGGGGATTTCGTGATCGTGACTTTCTGATACAACATGGAGCGAAGACATTCATCTCCGCTCCATCAGAATTGTTATTGTAA